AACACAGGCAGCTACACCGAATCCTACACGTGGATTCCATCAGACCTCGGCGGAAGCACTGCACTTGCCCAATTCTCGCTGTTCGTAGACGGCATAAGCGCATCCATTGCCCTCATCAGCTTAGTCCTCATATTCGTAGCATCAATCTACAGCATCAACTACATGTCAGGCAAAAAACACCTCGCAGCCTACTACGCGCTCCTCTGCATGCTCAGCGTCGGCTTAGTCGGCGTCTTCCTCACCAGCAACCTCATCTTATTCTACTTTTGCTGGGAACTAATGCTCGTACCCGCCTACTTCATAGTCGGAGAATGGGGCTACCGCAACAGCTACAAATCCGCCTTCAAACTCTTCATATTCACCCACGCAGGCGCAGTCTTCGTGCTCTTAGGTATCGGAGCAATCTACTGGCTAACCGGCTACACAGATATGTTCCAAGCCCAAGCAGCTCTTGCAACCGCTGCACCCGATGTCATCAAATGGATACTTATTGCCCTGACCGCTGGGTTTGCAGTTAAAATGGCTGTATTCCCAGTCCACATGTGGCTACCCGATGCTCACTCTGAAGCACCCGCACCGATGTCTGCGTTACTTAGCGGTGTTATCATCAGCGCAGGAGCATACGCCATTATCCGCCTATCGTTTGGCGTTGTGTTTCCATCCGTAGGCGAAGCCTTTGGTGTACCCTTCCTACATGCCCTATCCATAATCGGCATAATCACCGCATTCTTTGGTTCCCTACTCTCACTGGTAGCCAACGACATAAAACGCGTCATCGCATACTCAAGCATCGCGCACATGGGCTACATTATGTTTGGTCTCTCACTATTCCCACCAGCACTCGCAAGCGGAAACGTCGTGATGCTTGCCTCAGCAACATCCATAGCAATCGTCGGAACCGTGCTCCACATAATCACACACGCAGCCAGCAAAGGCCTCTTCTTCCTTACCGCAGGCGGCGTCATGCACCAAACCGAAAAACGCGACATCCGAGAAATGGGCGGCTTAGCAAGCAAAATGCCCTTCTCAGCAGTCTCTGGAACCATCGCAGCACTCAGCATCGCAGGCGCACCACCCCTAGCCTGCTTTATCAGTGAATTCTTCATATTCGTCGGCGCCATCCAAATCATCCAAGCAGGCGACAGCTTCTACATCTTCCCCACCGCAATCATGCTGGTTGCAACAGTCTTCTCCTTGGCTTACTCGCTGCGATTTATCAGCAAAGTTTTCCTCGGCACAAGCAAAGACGAAGTCGGCGTCATAGATGAATCAGCCCACGGCGGCCACGAAGTAACAAGTTCAGAAACAGAAACACCTGTTGCAGAGCTTAAACACAAAATCGTCGACATCCCCAACTACATGAAACTGGCCCTCGCAATCCTGGTGGTCTTAGTCGTCGTCATCGGCATCTACCCCACCTTCTTCATGAATCTAATACAAACAGTAACCTTCGGAGGGGTCTAAGATGGTTGAAATACTTACCGTACTACTACCCATAATCACCTTCGTAATCGCAGCGCTACTAACCATACCCATATTCAAAATAATCCGCCGCAGCACTCACAAAACCGGTCTAACCGTAAGCTGGGTAGTTGTGGTCTTTGTTGTAGCGAGTTTATTTGTAGCAAACTTAGCGATCAACTATTACAGCGACCCAACAAGCATAAACATCGCCTTAGACGGCAGCACAGCCACCCCATTTGTTAGCAGCTTCCTAGTAGATGCCATATCCGTTTACATGGCCATCATAATGGTAGCCATAGCCGCAGTTGTCATGATTTACACAGTATTCTACATGAACAGCAACGAGCGCCCTGCAGACCGTTACTTTGCCATAATGTTCATAACCACTGGCGCACTCATCGGCGCAGTTCTCGCAGGCGACCTGTTAACCTTCTTCATATTCTGGGAAGCCGCCACCGCAGGCGCAGCTTTCTTGATGATGTACCGCAAAAACGCGTTCAGCCTCAATGCCACCATGAAATACCTCATCATGGTCATCATCGCCTCCGCCTTCGTACTCTTCGGCTTATCCATAGTCTTTGGCATAACTGGCACCCTCAACTACCTCGCACTCAGCGGTGCAATAACCACCGCCGCGGCCTCAGACCAAGCCCTCCTAATCATTGCCTTCATATTCATTGCCGCAGGCTACGCAATTGAAGCCGCCATTGTACCCTTCCACTTCTGGCTACCCGACGCATACACTGCCGCACCCGCCCCCTCAGCATCCTTCCTATCCGCACTCGTAGACCAAGGCAGCTACTACATACTCATCCGCATCTTCCTCTACATCATCCTACCCGGCGCAATCGACTGGACGCTTATGCTCGCCGTCTTAGCAGCCCTCACCATGATTGTCGGTAACATTTTCGCGCTCATACAAAACGACATCAAACGCTTAGTCGCATACATCTGTGTCGCAGACGTCGGCTACAACCTCGTCGCCATCTGCAGTGTAACTGCGCTTGGTGTTGCAGGAAACCTCTACTTCTTCCTCATCGGCGGCATAACCACTGCACTCGCATTCATGGCAATCGGTATCATGAACAGTCACGGCTTCAAGACACTTGACGACTTCCACGGCTTAGGCAAAAAGATGCCTTGGGCAAGCTTAGCGCTCATCATGGCAGGCTTATCCTTCGCAGGTGTTCCACCGCTGGGTGGCTTCATGGGCAAATACCTCGTCTTCACCTCCGCAATCAGCGCCAACCTATCTTGGCTCGCCATCATCGGTGTCATCACCAGCGTACTGCAAACCGCTTACATATTCCGCCTCGTCAACATAATGTACGGCAAACCAGCCAAAAACGACACCCCCGTCAAAGAAAACAAACGTATACTAATCCCCGTCTTTATACTCGTCGCCGCCATATTCCTGCTTGGTCTGTTCCCCAACGTCGTCTTAAACCTCATCAACCCAGTCATCAGCCAACTACCCTTCATAGTCCCATAATCCTTGCCTCTTTTTTGGGCAATTCCTTTTCTGTTTTTGCTTTGTCGTAAACCACATAAACCTCCAGCAGTTTCTATAGCTCGGTGCCTCGATGAAAAGAATGGTCGCTTGCTGTTTGGTCGCGTTTTTGGTTTGCAGTTTAGCCTTTGCTGCACCTGTGTATGTAGAGTTTGGGGCAGCCTCAACTGAGGTCACAAGCATAATCAGCTCAGACACGACATGGACGCGTGCTGGAAGCCCTTACGAACTTCACGGTCCAGTTGCAATACTTTACGATGTAACCTTAACGGTTCAGCAGGGCGTAACCATAAACATGCACGGTAACTACTTACAGGTTAACGGCACCTTAATAGCTAAAGGTACCCTAACGGACAAGATTCTTTTTAATAATGGTTATATCGCCTTTACCGAATTAAGCCACGGTTGGGATGAACAAACAAAATCGGGCAGCATAATTGAAAACGCTGATTTTGTCGGATCATACGAGGACCATCCACGTTATTCTGCTCAAATAACCACAGAAGGGGCATCTCCAAAGTTGACTGGTCTCTCACTTAGTTCGCTTATGATTACTAAAGGCGGCGGTTCACAAACAATAACTAATAATTACGTAGGTTCCATGTGGGTTACGGGGTCGCAGGCAATTTCTAATAATACCATTCGAACAGCTCGATTTAGCGGGAGCCAAAACATATTCAACAACTACATTGATATTCTAAAAACCGATGGTTCACAAGTAATTTCTGGTAACGTAATCAAAGACTTACGAATCGAGGGGACTCCAACAGTTTACAACAATGAAATCGGAAATAATGTGCCCGAACTTATCACCACCACCGCCTCTCTGACAATGAGTGGCAACGCCACAATCTCCTCCAACATTATCTACGATGGAATAAGCGCCGGTGCTGGTTCTCCGATAATCTGGAACAACACCATAACTTATACCCCTTCAGGCTACGACCAACAAAATCAAGCTGCCCTCAACCTATCACCTCAATGTAACGCTATTGTAAGTAACAACCGCATAACAGGTATGTCTGCTTCGATTCCTGACTATGAATCGCTAGGCATGCGTCCCGACCGTGGACCCTACTACACTTACTATGGCATAACCTGCAACAATAACCAAAACATCATAAACAATGAAATTTCAGGTTGTACCAAAGCAAGCATCCTAGTCTATGGAAACGCTACTATACAAAAAAACATCTTCCACGACAAAGGCGTAATCCTTGACGCCTCAAATGCGCAGATTAACTTTAACAATTTCGAAGATGACTCTGGGCTCTATCTTTGGGAACACGCACAAGGAAACATCGATGCAGCCAACAACTGGTGGGGGACAACCGACACCGCCAAAATCGACCAAGTAATCTATGATTTCACCGACGACTTCAATTTGGCCACCGTAAACTATCAACCCATCTTGAATGCGCCCAATTCACAAGCAGGACTGGACCTAACCACGCCCATGCCAACTCCCGTCCCCACAGCTACTTCAACCCCAACAAATCCGCCCCAGACCCCCACGGTTACAACCGGGGAATCCAGCAGTCACCTCTTCGGCAGTCTCATCAGCCTCGATTTGGAGCAAACCGCCATAATCGCGTTGGTTGTGGTTGTTGCGGCGTTGGTGGTTGTTGTTGTGGTGTTGTTGCGGACAAGACGAGTCTAATCGTTGATTAGTCTGTCTTTTAAATCCTCGCTGTGAGGAGTAGGCTGTTGTTTTTTCGCGGTATCATAAAGTGTGGTTGGTGGGCCGTACCGGATTTGAACCGGTGATCTTCGCCGCGTGAGGGCGACGTCCTAGCCAGCTAGACTAACGGCCCAAAGCTTGAGAGTCACAATAAATAGTGTCCCTTCATAAAACCTTTACCACACCAACACATAAACTACACGTCATCGGAGAAAAATGCTTTGACCTATGGAGCCTTTAGTGAACATAAACATGACGGAATATTGCTCTTTGTCTGCTTCTTTGGCAGCTCAATGCTAGGTTATGTGCTGGCTAATTTGATGCATTTTACTATTTAGCACATTAACATCAATCCAGGCAGTTTTTATTTCATTTTTAGACAGCGTCAACTGTTACTTCGTTTAGTTAGGCAAAAAAATGTTTAGAAAATTATCAAGTTAATGCTAACTTGGTTGCCGTACACACTTCTGATGCACTGCTTTTAATTAATTGTCAACTCTTGATAAACTCCATATATCAGGATTTTAAATACTAGAATGCTAAGAATATCCTTTAAATCCAAAAGCAATCGATTGGATGAAAGGAGAAGAAAAAATGAAAAATCGAAAATCAATGCTTACCATATTAACATTGCTAATTGCAGTAGCATTGGTAGCTGTGCCACTCGTAGCTGCAGCCCCTCCAGAACCAACATACGCAACAGCAAACGTTGACGGCAACACCTCAGAATGGAACCTTACCAACGACTTCTTCGCTGACATGCACAGAGCAGGAAAAGCAGACAAAGATGTTCTAGGCAGCGCATACCTTCGTTACGATACCAGCACTAGTACCCTGTATGTGCTTGTGCTCAACAATGCAGGCATTATCGGTATAGACAGCGCTGATGATGCATTTGTAAAAATCGACGGATCTAAAATGGTTGATGCTGATTACGGCGATGACGGAAACGCACCAGACTTTGCATGGGTTACTTCAGGCGGCGACATCATCGGTTACGAAGCATCCTTCAGTTTAGCTCCAGGAGAATACACCATTCTCATACACCTAAACGTTGATGACGGCGTCCAAACACAGGCTCAAACATCCTCAACACTAAAGACCGGAACCCCCCTATTTGTAGTCCCTGAATACGCTCTGGGCGCATTAGCAGCGATGGGTGCATCTGCAGCAGCATTCGTAGTTTTCAAAGCAAAAAACAAGCCTCTTAAACTACTCTAAACCTTTTCTTTTTTTTATTTTTCAATAACTTTTTAGTTGATTTCTTGAAGCACTTGATTGCGCCATTTCATCGCAGCTTTTTCTTTAATCATCACGCTTTTTATGCAACCTGTTGGGGACGGCGTGACCTGTGTCAGAAACATTTAAAACACTAAAGTTCATCTCTGGATGTGGTACTCCCAGAATTGTGTGCCGAGGTAGCTCAGCCTGGGAGAGCGCTCGGCTGAAGACCGAGTCGTCGCATGTTCAAACCCTGCCCTCGGCACCATCCCATTACTTTGGAATAAACCTGCGGCACCATTAAATAGGGTCTAAATGCGTTTTCGGAAGAACTGTAACCCATTCTTCTCGGTTACAAATTCAAAGCCAAGAGTTACCAAATCACATATTTCCTTGGGTGTCTGAGCAATCTTACAAACGTATTGATTGTCCTCTTCAATGTTCAACAGTTGAGTATATAGCAACGTGTTTTTGATGTTCTTGTGTCCAAGGGTCTGCATGACGTGAAGGATGTCTTTTGTCTTGTGGTATTCAGTCGAACCTTTCCAATGTCGCAGTGTATGGAAGGTTATTTTATTAAGCCGTGGGTTTGCCAGTTTTTTTGCGAGCCTTTTACGTTGTTTTTCGTATGTTCGTCTAAGATTGTTTAGGTTTTTATAAGTGACGAAAATGCGTAGTTCTGTTTTTTCGATGTTATGAAGCATATCGAGCAGCTTGTTTTGCATTCGGAAAACCCGTGGATTGCTGTTTTTTTCGGCTATAATGCTGATTGTGCGTCCTTCAAAGTCAATGTCTGTCCATTCTAAGCGGTAGATTTCGCCAGCCCTTGCACCCGTATCTTTGCCTATCTGTAGGAAAAGCGCTATTTCCTTGTTTACGCCAGCTATAACGTCATCGATTTCTCTTTCTTGGGGTATGAATGGTAGCTGTCTTATTGCTTTGTATCGTGGACGTTGCCATTTTAGTCCTACCCATTTTGCGTATAAGTCATATGCGAACACAGCGACTTCTTTCATCGAATCTTTCCATTTGTCCTGCTTTGCTATCGTTTCCTTGACGCTTTCAGGGTTGTTTAGGTCAGCACCAAGAGCTATGAGTCTGCGTAGCCTTACGCCTCTGCTTATAATGGTTGTTTCTTTGTAGCCTTGCTTTTTCATATACCATAGAAATTCCAGTATCCGTGCTTCAGAGCTTGATTTGATAGTGGTTGATTCTCCCGCAACAGTCTTGTTTTCTGTTGCAGCGTCCAATTTTTTCGCCTCTAATATAGCGCATAATTG
This genomic stretch from Candidatus Bathyarchaeota archaeon harbors:
- a CDS encoding NADH-quinone oxidoreductase subunit M, whose translation is MTLPLLLAVFALPTVSIPFVYLTGKKSPKAAAVFVALIALINMGLVFATVPDILNTGSYTESYTWIPSDLGGSTALAQFSLFVDGISASIALISLVLIFVASIYSINYMSGKKHLAAYYALLCMLSVGLVGVFLTSNLILFYFCWELMLVPAYFIVGEWGYRNSYKSAFKLFIFTHAGAVFVLLGIGAIYWLTGYTDMFQAQAALATAAPDVIKWILIALTAGFAVKMAVFPVHMWLPDAHSEAPAPMSALLSGVIISAGAYAIIRLSFGVVFPSVGEAFGVPFLHALSIIGIITAFFGSLLSLVANDIKRVIAYSSIAHMGYIMFGLSLFPPALASGNVVMLASATSIAIVGTVLHIITHAASKGLFFLTAGGVMHQTEKRDIREMGGLASKMPFSAVSGTIAALSIAGAPPLACFISEFFIFVGAIQIIQAGDSFYIFPTAIMLVATVFSLAYSLRFISKVFLGTSKDEVGVIDESAHGGHEVTSSETETPVAELKHKIVDIPNYMKLALAILVVLVVVIGIYPTFFMNLIQTVTFGGV
- a CDS encoding NADH-quinone oxidoreductase subunit N; translation: MVEILTVLLPIITFVIAALLTIPIFKIIRRSTHKTGLTVSWVVVVFVVASLFVANLAINYYSDPTSINIALDGSTATPFVSSFLVDAISVYMAIIMVAIAAVVMIYTVFYMNSNERPADRYFAIMFITTGALIGAVLAGDLLTFFIFWEAATAGAAFLMMYRKNAFSLNATMKYLIMVIIASAFVLFGLSIVFGITGTLNYLALSGAITTAAASDQALLIIAFIFIAAGYAIEAAIVPFHFWLPDAYTAAPAPSASFLSALVDQGSYYILIRIFLYIILPGAIDWTLMLAVLAALTMIVGNIFALIQNDIKRLVAYICVADVGYNLVAICSVTALGVAGNLYFFLIGGITTALAFMAIGIMNSHGFKTLDDFHGLGKKMPWASLALIMAGLSFAGVPPLGGFMGKYLVFTSAISANLSWLAIIGVITSVLQTAYIFRLVNIMYGKPAKNDTPVKENKRILIPVFILVAAIFLLGLFPNVVLNLINPVISQLPFIVP
- a CDS encoding right-handed parallel beta-helix repeat-containing protein — its product is MKRMVACCLVAFLVCSLAFAAPVYVEFGAASTEVTSIISSDTTWTRAGSPYELHGPVAILYDVTLTVQQGVTINMHGNYLQVNGTLIAKGTLTDKILFNNGYIAFTELSHGWDEQTKSGSIIENADFVGSYEDHPRYSAQITTEGASPKLTGLSLSSLMITKGGGSQTITNNYVGSMWVTGSQAISNNTIRTARFSGSQNIFNNYIDILKTDGSQVISGNVIKDLRIEGTPTVYNNEIGNNVPELITTTASLTMSGNATISSNIIYDGISAGAGSPIIWNNTITYTPSGYDQQNQAALNLSPQCNAIVSNNRITGMSASIPDYESLGMRPDRGPYYTYYGITCNNNQNIINNEISGCTKASILVYGNATIQKNIFHDKGVILDASNAQINFNNFEDDSGLYLWEHAQGNIDAANNWWGTTDTAKIDQVIYDFTDDFNLATVNYQPILNAPNSQAGLDLTTPMPTPVPTATSTPTNPPQTPTVTTGESSSHLFGSLISLDLEQTAIIALVVVVAALVVVVVVLLRTRRV
- a CDS encoding tyrosine-type recombinase/integrase; translation: MDAATENKTVAGESTTIKSSSEARILEFLWYMKKQGYKETTIISRGVRLRRLIALGADLNNPESVKETIAKQDKWKDSMKEVAVFAYDLYAKWVGLKWQRPRYKAIRQLPFIPQEREIDDVIAGVNKEIALFLQIGKDTGARAGEIYRLEWTDIDFEGRTISIIAEKNSNPRVFRMQNKLLDMLHNIEKTELRIFVTYKNLNNLRRTYEKQRKRLAKKLANPRLNKITFHTLRHWKGSTEYHKTKDILHVMQTLGHKNIKNTLLYTQLLNIEEDNQYVCKIAQTPKEICDLVTLGFEFVTEKNGLQFFRKRI